One Acaryochloris thomasi RCC1774 genomic window, CTTGTCGCTAAGCGTCAGCAAATTATGGCTGAGGTGGCCCATAAAATACGCCGTGAACGTCAGCACCGTTGCCATCAAAGAACTGGTCAACACCCCAAATAGAACGGCGGCAGCTGACATCAGCGAAAGTTCAAGGCCAATGTAGAAAGAAGCCGTGACCATACTGCCAAAACCATAGTCAATCTGCCGCCAATTCATGATCGTGAGAAAGATCACCGTCATCAGAGCGATGAGCACCATCAACACCGCAGAGAGTCCCAGATGCTTACCGACAATAAACTCGGCCCGACTCATCGGCTTTGCCAACAGCACCAGCGCTGTCTTCTTCTCAATTTCTTTGCGGACTAAATTGCCCCCTTCAAAGGCCGCAACCGCCAGCCCCAAGAGCGCCATGCCTGCGAGTCCCACATCCAGGCTGATTTTGCCTTCTGTTCCCACAGAGACTTCGTTGAGAAAGAGAACGGCCAGCACAAAAACAATAGTGTATAGACCCACAATGTAGATCACGCGCTCTCGCAAAACGCCTCGGAAGACGTTCGCCGCAATGGCCCAAATTCTTCGAATGTTCATGTCAAGTACAATACCCATTTTCTGTAAGTGACAGTTAGAGAGATTAATCTTTACAGAGTTTCTTCATCTATAATGCCCAGGTTGTCTCCCAAAAGATTATTGTGCTTCCAGAGTCAACGTACAAGGCGAACCCAGTACAGTATGAGAAAGCATAGCCATCCAACACAATGACCAGAACCGGAATTGGGATCAAGACCGCTCAAGGACGTAACGAACGGGTCGTCGGTCAAATCCACGTTTATAACGGCGCAGGGAAAGGTAAGTCTCAAGCCGCCCTGGGTGTAGTCCTACGCTCCATTGGGCTGGGGATTGGATCCTCTTGGCCCACGCGGGTTCTGCTGCTGCGTTTTTTGAAAGGACCGGGACGTATTTACGCAGAAGATGCCGCTATTGAAGCACTCCAGCGAGCCTTCCCTCACCTAGTCGATCAGGTTCGCACGGGTCGGGCTGAGTTCTTTGGCGCCGATGAGATTACCAAGTTTGACCGCCAAGAAGCACAGCGAGGGTGGGATATTGCCAAAGGTGCGATCGCATCTGGTCTCTACTCCGTAATTGTTCTCGACGAACTCAACCCCGTCTTAGACCTAGGCTTGTTGCCGATGGACGACGTGGTCCAATCCTTGAAGGGGAAGCCCGAGCACCTTGAAATCATTGCCACCGGGCGCGGCACCCCACAGCAGCTGCTCGAGATCACAGATCTGCACTCCGAAATGAAGCCCTATTCCCATCGGGCAGAAGAACTCGGCATCGAAGGCATTGAAATCTACACCGGAGACGGCAAAGGTAAATCCACTAGTGCCCTAGGTAAAGCCCTCCAGGCTATCGGACGTGGCATTAGCGAAGATCAGTCCCACCGCGTCTTGATCATGCAGTGGCTCAAGGGTGGGCGCGGCTACACCGAAGATGCCGCTATCTCTGCCATGCAGCAAAGTTACCCTAGCCTCGTGGATCACCAGCGCTGTGGACGTGATGCAATTGTCTGGCGCGGTCAGCAGCAGGAGCTAGACTACGTGGAAGCCGAGCGGGGCTGGGAAGTAGCGCGGGCCGCCATTGCCTCTGGCCTGTACAAAACCATCATTTTGGATGAATTAAACCCGACTGTTGACCTAGAGCTGTTGCCAGAGGAGCCGATTATGCAGGCTTTTCTTCGCAAGCCAAGGGATACTGAAATTATTGTTACAGGCCGCTGCAAGAATCCACCCGCCTACTTTGATCTGGCGAGTATTCACTCAGAAATGGTTTGTCACAAACATTACGCCGAAAAAGGGATTGACCTCAAGCGAGGCGTTGACTTTTAGATCATTCCATAAACGAAATTTGATGCATCTAGCCCGCCTTGCCTACCTAATCGAGAGTTGAGCGGAGCCGAGACCTGCCCGCCAAATGCATTTGCCTACTCAAAAAGATAGGTCTGAGCCATAGAGGCTCAGACCTATCTAGAAACAGAATTTCTGGACTTACCTGTCTATATCAGAAAAGATGAAGGTTCTAGGTGAGGCTGTCACAAATGTAGTCAAGGTAGCAGCCCAGTTCACAACCTGCCTCTTCGCCCAACAGCTCCGTGGTCACAAACTTCATCGATTGAATAGCTCCCACCGTCGAAGTAATTGATACACCCAGTGAATGGTAGGTCTCCTTGAGGCCGTTCAAAACGCGCTCATCTAAAATCGAGGTGTCGCCAGCAACCATGGCATAGGTTGCATAGCGCAGATAAAAATCAAGGTCACGTACGCAGGCCGCATACTGGCGAGTTGTGTGCATTGCCGTACCAGGCTTCGCCGCATTAGCACCTGCTAAGGAATGGGCTACGGCATCTTTGACGATATCGGGGGCATGGTCGCTAATCACAGCCGCTGTTTTAAGCCTGAGTTCACCGGTCTGAAAATACTGCTCAAGCTGGGCTAGGCTCTCAGAGTTGAGGTACTGCCCTTGCAGATCTGATGAGGTGATTGCAGCAGTAATCGCGTCTTGCATGATGGTGTCGCTTCCTTAACAGGCTTGATTAAAACGGGAGCAATGCGTAACAGGGGTCTTAAGATGTGGAGTCTCTACTCAAAGGAAGTTGACGTTCCTAGGGCACTCAGCACCCCTCGATCTAGAGCGCTAATCTACGCTAATTCTCGTCCATAGAGAACATTCTCAGCTATTTTGGTGGGCAGCTTGTCAGGTACGCAACACTTTTTAATATTATCAATGAGTTTTCGTTATCTATCAAGTTCGGTTCACCCGCCAAGACGGTGGCAACTGCGACCTCGGCATTATCTTGAAGCTATAGATGCTGATGCGCTACAACAGCCTGACAAGCACAAAGCTAAAGAATAGGCAGGTCTGGCGGCTAGCCTAGATTATTCGTTCCCCGTGAATGTAAGTACAATTTGTGAATCACGTCGGTAGAGCTTTTTGCTCTGCGCTGATGGCCAACCCAGATTCTGCTTCTATGAATAAAACGCTGCGTAAGGTTATTAAATTTGTACTGATTGCGGGGGGCGTTGCTTTAGCCATTTGGGCTTTTCAACAGGTGGACCTAGATCCCCTGAAAGCTAAAATCGAGAGCCTTGGACCTTGGGCACCCGTTGGTATTTTTGCGCTACGCACCATTAGCGTGGTGATTCCTATTGTTCCAAGCACGATATGGGCATTTTTTGCAGGGTCTTTCCTGGACTACCCGGTTGCTGTCGCCACTGTCGTCTTTGCCGATATCGTCTCCTGTAGCTTGGGTTTTTATCTTGCAAAACGATATGGTCGTGGCCTTGTGGAGAAGCTGGTTGGCACTCGATTCATGGGAAAAGTTGACAAGCTAAGTCAAAAACATCTAGAAAGCAATTTCTTTTTGTTGGCTGGGGCATTAATGACAGGTGCCTTTGACTTTGTAAGCTACAGTGCAGGCTTAACCACAACAAAATGGAAGATGTTCTTACCAGCCCTAGTACTCGGGGCTCTCGTCTCTGATGCACCGATGGTGGCTATCGGTGCAAACTTGTTTGAAAAAGGCAATGGTTATATGTTTGCCGGACTGGCTATCTTGAGCGCTTTTTGTTTATCGATCTTGGCGGGATGGTTACAAAAACGAGCCTCCCCCTCTGTGACGAACGAATAGAGCTAAAGAGAGCTAGTTGAAACCTCGCTAGCGATGACCATAAGCGGCTGGTCGGCGATGGCGACACCAATTCGGCCCGCTTCAGCCTACTAACACACCGATACATATTGATTAGAGCAGATATTTCTGTAGCATCAGCCGCACAAGGGTGCAGGCATTCGTGCGGAGCGAAGATCTCACCTGAGCCAACGACACAGAAGATAGGTTGCTTTCTTTCATCCCTTACTATGAGAGCCTTACTATGAAAATGCTCGTGATACCCTACTTGCACTGGAGTGGGTAGATTGAGTGCAACGCTACCGGCTTAGAATATGAACGAGACCTCAGAACAAACGGCGACCCTGCATCCGGCCCTGCAGACTGCGCTAGCTAGCCTAGATCTAACCGTAGAATCTGAGCTGACCTATTACCGTCAGCAGCAGGCTCAGCTTTTAATCCCGCCCGAAGAAAGCGCCGCTTTGGTCTCTGAATCGCAGCCTGAGATCGAAGCAGAACCCCAAGCCTTAGCAAGCGCCATTGAAGCCCCTGAGCCGCCCCCTATTGACCCTGCAATGCATCCCGAACCCGTTGTTGCTAGTGCCAGCAGTGCAGAATCTGAAACGCTGGCAGAGCCAGAAACACTGCCCGATGCCGCTCTCGTGCCCGAGCCTGAAATTCAGGAAGCTGCGCTCGTCACGACCCATAACGATCGGCCTGCCGAAACCGAGGACATGATTGCAATCGAGACACCGCCGGATGCAGCCCTCGACTCTGAGACAGCAGAGCCGCTGAGTACGCCACCTCCAGCGGACTTTCCAAAGTCTTACGAAAACTATTTAGATCCCTCCATTGAGGATTATCTGGAGTCATCTGAGGCTCTCCTCCGCCATTTAGAAGAATCGAAGGCAGAGCCAGAACAGAAACCTAAGCAGAACAAGAAGCTTCTACCGGGACTCCTCTTGGCATTATTTGTCTTGAGTTTAGGTGCGCTTATGCTTCGGGGACTCAGGCGTGGAAAACGCCCTGCCGATCCGCCTCCCGCAGAGACGGTTTCCCCGTCTCCGTCTCCATCCTTAGCACCTTCGCCATCCCTGGGCTTGCCGCAGCTACCGATCACGCCTAGCCCCACACCTAGTCCAGCTCCTAGCGGAACAGCAACGCCTAGCCCCACGCCCAGTTCGATACCGCTCCAACCTCCCAGCCCGACGGTAACCGCGAGTCCATCACCGTCTCCTAGCCCAGCATCTCCCTGAACTAGCGATGACGAGAGACGCTGATGGCCGAACCTTGAGGTTCATTGGCTAGCAGAACGTCACGAATGACGCGGGCCGCTAGTTTTTGAGCAAGGCCATTGGCAACCTGCTGTCCTAGACGATGGGTTTCTGGGCGGACCAGAATTGCCGCGATGGCGGGTACAAGCTGAAACGGGTCAAAGCTCTGGGTTTCCTGCAGAAGGCCCATAATTCGCTGCATCTGCGCCAATGTTTCGCTGAAGTCAGGAGGCGTGCTGGTGGACGACGGCATGCTGTGATCAGCCTTCTCAGTTAAGCTTCGCAAGGGTGCCAACGCAGTATGGAGCGCTGTTTGACCCAGGTTATCTAAGCCATTGACCAACTCCTGAGCGATGCGATCGCGCATAAACTCGCCTCGTTCTGAGAAGAGAAAATCTAGAGCCTGATCTAGAGAGCCGTTGAGGTCATAGTCATAGTTGTTTTGAGCATTACGGAGCAGATTTTCTAAGCGATTCCAGCGAAACTCCTCTTCCTTAAACAGCAGGTCAATCAGACTCTGCCGTAGCTCAGGGGCTGGATCAGTAAGAATTCGTTTTGCTACGTAGGGATAGGCTGCGCTCAAAACCTTGAATTCTTCGTCAACTCCAATAGCGATCCCTTCCATCGTCAGCAGCGATCGCACAATCAGTGCATAGTAGGACGGCACCTGAAAGGGATACTCGTACATCAATTCTGATAGATCATCAAAAATACTCTGAATGTTGAGTTCCGCCACGCTGGCGCCCAGAGCATTATTAAAGACGACCCCCAATGCCGGAACGATGGGTGCTAAATCGGTATCCGGCGTCAAAAAACCCAAACGCACGTAGTCATGGGCCAACGCCTCAAACTCACGATTGACGATGTGGACAATGGCATTGATGAGGCCATAGCGCTGGTCGACACGAATCTCACTCATCATGCCGAAGTCAAGGTAGGCCAGCTTGCCGTCGGGTGTCGCCAGCAAATTGCCGGGGTGGGGATCGGCATGAAAAAAGCCATGCTCTAGCAGCTGACGAAGTGAGCACTGAACGCCAACATCAATCAGATGTCGAGCATCAATACCTTGAGCCAAGATCTTTTCGGGTTGGGTTAGCTTTGTGCCATCAATCCACTCCATTGTCAGCACCCGGCGGCTCGTATATTCCCAGTGAATGGTCGGGACATGAATTTCGGGTAGGTATCCATACAGTTCAGCAAAATGCTCAGCGTTGTGACCTTCCTGTACGTAGTCCATCTCTTCGAATAGGCGGCCGGCGAACTCATCCAGAATCGCTACTAGATCACTACGCGGATTGAACTGTTTTTGTGCCCAAGTCGCTAAGCTGCGGAGTAGATAGATATCTAGGGCAATTTGTTCTGCGAGCCCCGGGCGCTGCACCTTAACTGCGACCTGTTCACCCGAGCGCAGTCGTCCTTTATAAACCTGCCCGAGAGAAGCCGCCGCAATCGGGTCAGGACTCAGCTCTGCAAAAAGCTCGTGGGGTGGCTGGCCCAGACCTTCTTCAATGAAGCGAAAGGCAATCTGGTTGTCGAACGGCGGAATTTGATCCTGCAGCCTGGACAGCTCTTCAAGGTAAACCGGGGGCAAAATATCAGGCCGAGTGGAGAGAGCTTGACCAATTTTGATAAAGGCTGGTCCCAGCTCTGTGAGCATTTCGCGTAGCTGCACAGCCCGTTTGCGCTGCTGCTTCGGGCTCAATCCTGCTCGTTGATCCCACCAGCGATTGAGCTGAAGCCGCGCAAATGAGGACGTAATCAGCCACCATCGCCGTGCAACTTTGACGTACTGCCCTCGATACTGCTGCTGAATCTGGGCCGGATCGTAGCGAGGGCCAGACGGACGCTTGACAATAGGCTGAGCAGACTTAGACGGCTCTGTCGCAGGCCAAACAAGGGCTCCCGCCGACGTGTAGGCTGAAGTCGAAGGTGAAGCAATAGACTTAGATGCCAAGGTCATAATAAAAATTAAGCTGCAACTGCGGGAGAAGAGAACTCTCAGAATTACTGACTGAGCAGCAACATATCTTCAGAATATCTTTAGAAAGCTCTCTTGTAACGCATTGTAACAATAAGCTCGAGAAATGGGGAAAAGTCCATCTATTGCTGGACCTTAACCAATTAGCTTATTCCGCTGTAGGTGCTGCTGGGAAATGGGCCAATGTTACAGTTGTTAACAGTACGGTTCATTTGTATTACTCATGGAATTGCCTCTACGGTCGTATCGCAATTAACTGTCACAGATTCTGCATTCAGGTATGCTGCGATGAGCTTTAGAGCGATAGATCTATGACTGGCAATGCAGGTAATGGCCCGTCACTACTTGTCCATCTCATCGCATGTGACTTCTGTGGACCCTTGCGACCACATTTACTCTGACGGACGAGGTTTTAAGATATGAGAAGTACTGACACATCGAAAGATCTGGTTCGGACATATTTACGCGAAATTGGCCGTGTGCCCTTGCTGACTCACGAGCAAGAGATCACCTACGCGAAACAAGTTCAGCGCTTTATTGAGCTTCAGACTTTAAGAACAGAGTTAGTCGAAAAGCTAGAACAAGAACCAGCCTTGGAGCAATGGGCAGAAGCCGCTCAGGTCTCTGCAACAGACCTACAGCAGCAAATCACTGACGGTGAAGCTGCGAAGCGCAAAATGGTGGAAGCCAATCTGCGTTTGGTGGTATCCGTTGCCAAGAAATATATTAAGCGCAATGTTGATCTGCTGGATTTAATTCAAGAAGGCACGATTGGTATGACGCGGGGCGTCGAAAAATTTGATCCCACGAAGGGCTACCGATTCTCGACCTATGCCTACTGGTGGATTCGTCAAGCCATCACCCGCGCGATCGCGGAGAAGGGACGCACGATTCGCCTGCCTATTCACATTACTGAAAAGCTTAATAAGATCAAGAAGACACAGCGACAGTTGGCCCAAGAACTGGGACGAGCCGCTACGATTGATGAACTCGCTGAAGCACTCAATCTAAGCTCAAAGCAGGTACGTGAATACCTAGATCGCTCACGGTTGCCGCTCTCTTTAGATGTCAAGGTTGGTGACAATCAAGATACTGAGTTGGGGGAGCTGATTGAAGATCCCTCTGCCTCTCCTGAGACTTATACCTTTCAAGTCTCGTTGCGCCAGGATTTGCAGCGCTTGATGGCTGACTTGACGTCTCAGCAACAGCAAGTGTTAACGCTCCGTTTCGGTCTTGATAGTGGTAAACCCCTCACCTTGGCGAAGGTCGGAGAACAGCTTGAAATTAGTCGAGAGCGTGTCCGCCAGATTGAGCGTGAGGCCTTGAATAAGCTGCGTAAACGCAAGGCAGATATCCATGAGTATTTAGCCAGTTAAGTCTTAATTTGTGTACCTTCGGGTTCGGTTCTGCCCACTACGGAGATCTCTGTAGCGTTGTTATCGTGGGCTTATCAGGCCATTAGGTAGGATTTCTAAATGGATAATCTTAGAGAAGACCCCTCCGCTAATTTTGACGCTCCCTCTAGCCCGTCCACCAATCAGCTTTGGCAGTACGTACAGTCTATGGATGAGAGTTCTGTCGGCCGTCTTTCAAAGCCAGAGTCTGAGGAGGTAAAACAGGTTATGGAGCGCCATATCCTGTCATTGCTGGGCAATCTGCCGTCAGAACAGTTTGATGTGATGGTTAGTACCAGTCGTGAACACTTGGCACATCTCATGTCTGTGGCAATGCTGAACGGCTATTTTCTGCGGGCAGCTGAGCAACGCCTAGCGGTGGAGCGCCTTGTGCAGTCAGATTTAGCTGTGGATTGAGTCTTTATATATTGGGGGCTAAAATCGACTTAAGGATGAAATCGGTCCCGCCATCTGTCGTTCAGCCTTTACGGACTTCGCTAAAAATCTGGTATGACCAGTGGGGTCGAGATTTGCCTTGGCGGCAGACGCTCGACCCCTATGCGATTTGGATCTCGGAAATCATGCTGCAGCAAACGCAGGTGAAGACGGTGATCCCTTATTATCAGCGTTGGTTAAAGCGGTTCCCGACGCTTGAGGTATTGGCTGCCGCTGATCAGCAGCAGGTGCTTAAGCTTTGGCAGGGATTGGGCTACTATGCGCGCGCCCGTAATCTTCATCGTGCAGCTCAGATAATTGTGACGGAATGGGGCGGTCGATTTCCTGATACGCTAGATGCGGTTCTGCAGTTGCCAGGTGTGGGTAAAACCACTGCGGGCGGGATTCTGAGCGCGGCTTTCGATCAGCCAGTTCCGATTTTAGATGGCAATGTTAAGCGGGTTTTAGCTCGATTAACGGCGCTGTCTGTACCGCCTAAACGAGCGCTGCTCCACCTCTGGTTGGTCTCTGAACAGGTGTTGGATCCTGAGTATCCGCGCGGTTTCAATCAAGCTCTGATGGATTTGGGGGCGACGATTTGTCTGCCCAAGCAGCCGAGTTGCGATCGCTGTCCCTGGTCAGAATTTTGCCAAGCTTATCTTTTGAATTTGCAAACAAAATTACCTATGTCTGAACCTCGCTCTCCCCTGCCCCATAAGCAAATTGGGGTTGCTGTGATCTGGAATGATCAGGGCCAAGTTTTAATCGATAGACGTCCCCAAAAGGGATTGCTGGGCGGACTATGGGAATTCCCTGGAGGTAAGGTTGAAGCGGGCGAAACTATTCCTGACTGCATTGCTCGGGAAATCAAAGAGGAGCTGGGCATTGAGATTGAGGTGGGCGATCATTTGATCACCGTGGATCATGCCTATACGCACTTCAAGGTAACGCTAACGGTTCACCACTGCCGTCATCTGGTGGGAGAGCCACAGCCGATTGCATGTGATGAGGTCCGCTGGGTTACGTTGGATGATATTGAGATGTACCCTTTCCCGAGCGCCAATCAACAAATTATTGATGCGCTTCGCCATCAAACTCCCCAGTAACGTTAGACGTGTTTGAACGATAGGTTAAAGGAACCGCCAGCTTGAGTACTGTTTATACCCGTCCGCTAGCTCGCCTTGTTGAGCAACTCCAGCGCCTCCCTGGCGTTGGTCCTAAAACAGCGCAGCGGTTAGCGCTACACATCCTCAAACGACCTGAGACAGAGGTTCGTGCCCTGGCACAGGCCCTAGTCGAAGCGAAGCAGCAGGTTGGGTTTTGCTCGGTCTGTTTTCACCTCTCAGCAGAGCCGGTCTGTGATATTTGCCGCGCCCCTAACCGTGAGGGAGCAGCACTCTGCGTGGTGGCTGATTCCAGAGATGTGATTGCCCTCGAAAAGACAAGAGAGTTCCGGGGCCGTTACCATGTGCTCGGCGGCTTGATTTCACCTATGGATGGTCTGGGGCCTGAGCAGCTTAATATTCAGGCTTTGGTGCAGCGAGTGGGTCAGTCTGATGACATTAAGGAAGTCATTTTAGCGATCAACCCCAGCGTTGAGGGCGAAACGACAACGTTGTATGTAGGGCAGCTTTTGAAGCCCTTTACGCGGGTGACCCGCATTGCCTTTGGATTACCCATGGGGGGCGATCTAGAGTATGCCGACGAGGTGACGTTAGCGCGTGCGCTTGAGGGGCGACGAGAGCTTGATTAGATCTTTTGCTTCACGAACTTAACGAGCTGAGCCAGCGCTTTCTTTAGATTAGCGACTTCATCTTCGAGACCCTCGATTCTTTGATGGAGAGCAGCAACTTCTGAGGTATCGATAGACGGCGCTGCAACTTTGAGAGGGGCCGCCCCTGTTCTGATGCGGGGTTGCTTCGATTTTGTGATTGCACCTTTGATTGCACCTTGGAGCTGATGCTTCTCAAAGGGTTTTTCAATAAATTCAAAAAACTCAAATGGCTCTGATAGCTTGTCGGTGACTTCTTCTTTCCGCCCTGACATAATCACAAGGGGAATAGCCTGCAGACTTTGCTCAAGCTGGAGCTCTTGATAAACTTCCCAGCCACTGAGGCGCGGCAGCAAGAAATCTAGCATGATTAGGTTAGGACGCTCTTGACGAATCAAGTTCAGCCCCTCGACGCCATCTTTGGCTTCTAGAACCTGAAAGTCACCGTCTGGAAGCATGTCCCTGACTCGCATCCGGATGACTTTACTGTCATCAATCACTAGGATTTTATGACCTGCCACGTGTATCTCCTGCGCCCACTGCTGGTTTTAAGTTTTCAATCTTACATTAGTCTTCATCAGTAAAGATAGCTCTGTCAATGCATTCCTCTGCATTAGAGCTAGCTGTCTTTGATTCTGACTCTTTATTAAGCTTTCCCAACTGATCCCTGAATTGAATCATTGTTCAGAAATTGCACAGGTCTTTATTCTGCAAAAATTAACGAGTAATTTAGGGAATGACTATAGCTTGGCGATGCAAGTAGAGCAGTGGTAGTGTGCGGAGGAACTGCTGTCATTGTCTTACCTGCCATGCCATTTTTTCAGGCTGATGGAGAACTTGCTGCCCACGGGAATCAAATTTTAGAGGCAGCTTGGGAAAAGTTCCCAGACTTGCCGCGCAATCAAATTGCGTTGACTTGGTTGGTGTACGATCCGCCGTTCCCGACAAACACTGGGGGGGCACTGGATGCCCAGACGTTCTGGCAGTATCCTGTGCGAGGTTTTAGCTATCGGGGGATGGAGCGGATTTATCCAGCGAGTGTGGTTAAACTCTTCTATCTAGTAGCCTGTCACGAGTGGCTAGAAACGGGGATGCTGCCGCCGTCGGTTGAACTGGAGCGGGCGATGCGGGATATGATTGCCGACTCTAGCAATGATGCGACGAGTCTGGTGGTGGATATGTTGACGGGCACCACGAGCGGCCCAGAGCTACCTTCAGAGCCGTTTGAGACTTGGAAACACCAAAGGAATTTGGTGAATCGCTATTTTCAGTCCCTCGATTGGCTGGAGCTAGAGACGGTCAATATCAACCAGAAAACCTGGGGAGATGGTCCTTACGGTCGGGAAAGTCTCTTTGTCGCCAATCAAAATCGCAATATGCTGACGACGGATGCGGTGGCGCGATTAATTCACAGTGTGATGGGGGGTGTGGCTGTTTCGGGGTTGCGATCGCAACAAATGGCAGCCCTCATGCAACGCAGCCTAAGCCCTAACGACCTTACCGCAGACCCTGAAAACCAGATCACCGGATTCCTCGGCGGTGGACTGCCCCCAAATGCTCAAGTCTGGTCTAAAGCAGGTTGGACCAGTACCGTACGGCATGATGCCGCCTATATCGAACTGCCTCAACACTATCCCTATACCCTAGTGGTGTTCACTGAAGGACCCATTATTAGTCAAAACCAAGAGCTTTTACCCTTCATCTCCCAGCAGATTGCCGCAGCCGTTCCCCAACAGGAGAAGGGCTAAAGAATAGATCCGTATTGACCTCAGCCGTGACCTATCGGTTCAAGGGAAGTAACCCTCTATACTAAGGAGTGATCCTGTGGCGGAGAAATGTCGGCATGAGCCATCTACGGCTCTAACGGTCACATCATGGCCCGAAC contains:
- a CDS encoding serine hydrolase, with product MPFFQADGELAAHGNQILEAAWEKFPDLPRNQIALTWLVYDPPFPTNTGGALDAQTFWQYPVRGFSYRGMERIYPASVVKLFYLVACHEWLETGMLPPSVELERAMRDMIADSSNDATSLVVDMLTGTTSGPELPSEPFETWKHQRNLVNRYFQSLDWLELETVNINQKTWGDGPYGRESLFVANQNRNMLTTDAVARLIHSVMGGVAVSGLRSQQMAALMQRSLSPNDLTADPENQITGFLGGGLPPNAQVWSKAGWTSTVRHDAAYIELPQHYPYTLVVFTEGPIISQNQELLPFISQQIAAAVPQQEKG